From the genome of Toxoplasma gondii ME49 chromosome XII, whole genome shotgun sequence:
ATTTACGCCTGGCTCTAGACAGAGTGTCTCAACTCCTCCGAGTTCGCCGCCTTGCGAGATGGACAGTGCGTCACATGCCGACTCTAGGGGTTTGACTGAGCGTCGGAAATCAATCCTCCAGGATCAGCAAGTTCAGGAGACGCTCCTCGCCCTTCTCGTGGCTGCGACACccgctgcagaagaagcagatttGCGTCGGCTGCAGCGCAACAGCCTCGAGTTGGACCTGCTGCTTCCTGGCGTGTCCGTGACAGACGCGGGGCTGGTCGGAGGCAGCTCGCTGGGCAGCGGAGCCGCCGGGGACAGTCAGCGGGATCTGCACGGTCGGAGCGCGGCATGGAGCGAGAGCAACCGGAGGCGTGTGTCAAGCGGGCGCCTCTGTTCTTGTTTGTCCCCGCTGGTAAGCAGTCTCCATACCCAGGCCCTCTGCGACTTGtacgaggaagaggcgttCTTTCTGCCTGAACAGGACATTCTGGAAGTGAAGTTCAACTGGTGGCAGATGCTCAAACGCGAGTTTCGCCTGCAGATGCACTGGGAAATGCAGCAGGAGTTCCAGAGCCCTTGCCGCAGGGAGCTGCCGAGGCCGCGTCGACAGGAGCGCCTGCTCAGTCGTTGGTCCTACTGCGTCTCGAGTGTCAGCGCTCGCCACGTGCCTGTCGCCAGGCGTCTCCTTCAAGAAGGGCCCAGAACGCTTCTCGCAGACACCACTGGGGACTCAACGGACCACACCGGATTGCAGTCGACTGACTCGAGACACCCGGCGTCCTCGAGCGGCGGCCGGGACGGCCTAGGCGCCATCGATGTGGGCGCGCTGCTGTCTGGGGAACCGGcgcgaggggagaaagaagaagaggtgaTGGACTGTTCtgagggaggcgaaggccgACGCGCGCTGAGTCGAAGTCTCCGCCAGCACGTCTGGACCTGGATGTGGGAGTGCGCTGCCAATCTCGGATTCTGCGTCTCGACGCGGTTTCTCGGTCTACAGCTTCTCGATGCGTACCTGGCACACGAACAGTCGCCTGTGGATCCCGAAAACGAGACACAGGTGAGTCTCGTGGCTGTCGCGTcgctcctcgtcgccgccgGGCTTCGGGGGCACTGGAAAGAtctggagaaagacgcaTACCTCGCGGGGATCGTGCGCGGACTGGACTTCCCCTACTCCCTCGACGACGTCATTCAAACCCAGCACGACATCCTCCAGCTGCTGCCCGCGGGCTTGATGCTGAGCAAAACAGTCGTCGACTACTTCCGCCTTTTCTTGGCGCATCTAAGAGACCTGTTCAACGTCGTCCAACACCTCGATGCGCTGCCTGAGTGTCCAGTCTTGGAGACCGGCGAGGGCTCGGGCGCCTCGTCGCTCCGCCAGAGCTCCCGAGACACCCTCGGCCTTGCCTCACGCTCCGACACCGgttcggcttatattcgggtATCAGCGGGGTCCGGCGGCGAGCTACagtgcgaggagagacggttCCCAGACGATTTGCAACAACCGAGTAGGGTCCCGtccccctttctcttcgagcAGAGCGGGCAGGACGGCGTGAAGTCAAGCACGAGTGGCAGGCTGCTCAGGAGCAGCTCATGTCGCAGCCGGTGGGAGGGCGGCTCGGGTGTATGTGCTGCGGAGCTCTCGAGAGACACGGCGGCGTCAGCGGGGGCCTGTCGGGATCGAGGAGCGTCTTTTCAGCAGGAGGAGTTTTTCCTGGGAGTCtccgagagcgacgaggccCGCGGGGGCAGCGGAGACTTTGTGTCGCTCTTTGGTTTCTGGAAATCCACCGGTCTCCTCGCGTGCTTAGAGGCTCTCATTCTGCGCAGTTGTTCTGCGCTCGCGGGCTCTGTCGggccgtctctcctcgtgcCTCCAAGTCGGCTCGTTGCAGCGCTCCTGCTGCGGCTGATGGAGCCGTACAGCACGGTGCGAATGGCCGAGGGGCATGAGAAACACAACTCGCTTCTCACCGACAAAAGCGAGCAGGAACCGGTTCTTGGGCACCCCGGCATCGTCTCCTGGAGTCGCTTCAtctgctccttcgtcttccggcTCCACTACGACGCAGACATGGTTTTCTGGAAAGCCGTCTTAGCGCCTCTCGTCGACGGCGTGCTCCACATGGAGGATAATCactgcttcctcgccctctggAAAGCGGGTACTGAACTCTGGGCTCAGCTGATCAGCCAGAGCTGCCGGCTCTGGGAAGCCGATCAAAACTCGCAATCGTCAGCAAGCCTTCCCCTCAGCTCCTCCACCCCTTTTCCCCCAGAAAAGAAACTATCTTCGGACAAACTGCCGTCTGAGGTGGTGTTGCCTTCTGAGAGAGTGCCTCTTGTAATGGCATCTCGTGTGTCCTCTGGatctgtttcgttttctcatCGTCGGTCGCGGTCGATTGGAGACAGTGAGGTCAGTCGCGAGCCTCGGGCGTCAGCCTCTCGCACGCAGGGGCCGAGAAAGCCGGAGGCGGAGCGAAGTGCGTCTGCGGAGACGCCCGCCAGCTGGAGGCGCACGGGCTCGCCGCCTCGCGGCTCAGATCGGTCGACCGAGTCCAGGAACTTTATCTTCGCCGAAACAGGCGGGCCTTTCCCCGGAGAAGCACCCCCGATGGTCGACAGGCGGGCGTCTCTCCCAGGGCGCTGCCCTGCAGGCTCGGatcggagacagcgagctgaggcggagacagggggaCGGCCGCCGGGGACTCCAGGGAGGCTTGGAAGCTGTGTGTCGACTTCCCAAAGGTGTCTGACACCTCCCCGAGACGGCGGGCTTCAACCTTCTGTTCAGATCGCGGCGTCAAGCGTTCAAGATTTCCagacgtggagagagacgggtGAACTCGCCTTCGAGGAAACGATGCAAtgggaggcggaggaggacGGTCGCTTTCCTCCTCAGCGAGGTGCGAGTTCTGGGAGGGGCTGCGGCGACGCGTCCAAAGTGTGTCCGGGGTTGAACGTCCCAGGCTCTACATCGGAACgggtttctgtctcctccaaaAACACAAATTGCCCAGAGACATGCTACGCTCCACCAGCGGCCGAGCGAGCTGTCGCCACGCCCAATCGAGGCAGCTTCGCAGGCGACGCCGCGTCTCGCGGCGAGAAAAACTCGATTGACTTTTTTCTCAGGGAGGGCCTTGGATGGGGCTTTGAACGAAAcggcagaagcagcggcgAGCGTCAACGCGCCTCGTGGTCTGTCTCTCACGATCTTCCTTCGGACGTTTCAGCCGGGAGGCGAGAACGTCTTTCCTCGATAGGGAGATTTGCGAGCTCGGGGCCCGCAGACGCTGCGGAACCACATGACCTTTATTGAGCATCCGTGTGAACaccgagcgcatgcagtggcaaGGAAAACTCTTCCATTTCTGCGatagagaagaagcaaccATCTACAGGGGGTGCAGAGTGTCGAAGGGATGAGAAGCaacagaggaggcgaaaacaAGAGCCGGAAAACAACTTTTGCAAGGAAAGCAAGGAGGAGGCTACTCTGAAAGCCGGTAgctccgagagagagaagaccctCAGACCTGCGCTTTTTGAATGTCTCATGTTCAGCGGTGTGGAATCTGATAACTTCTaccgaaacagagacagtgcAATGGTTGCCACAAGCAACCAAAGTTGATGAGACTCTTCAACGGATTCAGTCTAATGCACATCAGGGACAGAGTCTTGAGCGCCAATGTGAGTTGCTCGGTGTCGAGACAGTCGAGTTGAGAGACAAGGGCTGGAAAAGCAGTCTTGCAGTTTTTCAAGCTTGTATTTGGAGCACGCACATGAGAGAGACGATTGCCTGTCGTTTCCGCAACTGCTCGCTGCGATAAAACTGGTATCTTCACACGGTTTGTGACCTACAAATATCCAGTCTTTCGCGAGACTGCGTATGCCATCGGCGACGGAAGCGAAAAGGGGTTTCCGCTGTTCCTTATGAGCGCATGGGAGATTTTCGTCGCCTCATACAGACACAAAGAGTCGACAAAGTGATTTTTAAAGCAagggcgaagagaagagttTCAGGATATCCGATAACAGTTCTGGAACGCTGGAGACTCAAGAGGCACACAGGAAGAAGTTGGAAAAAAGGGACATTCCGACCCAGATGCGCAGCACGTCTCTCTTGCTTAGACAAGGGCAGACCGGTCGAGCTTCATTTCTCGAGGGATACTCTCTCTGAATAGAGAGCTTTGCATTCTCACGTCTTAAGACGAAGTCTCATCTACCGGAGCCCGCTTGTTGATGCcccggagaaggaaggatcAGCTTCGTTTTTTGGTAGCAGAAGCCGCACACAATGTATTTGATGAGCACATGATGAACCCCTAACAACATCCAGGGGTAAGCGGCTGCCCTTCCTCTTGAGCGTCTGCGGTGTATCGACAGCGAGGACGATTTAAGTGTCGATGTTCGAGGACGTGACACGCTTGTCTCCGAGCCGTTGTCGCGCCTTtgatgcagaaaaaagagaaaaactgaTAACCCATTTCTAGGAACAAAGGTTCAGTCTCAGGGGTCACATGGGAAGCAGACATAGCCGAAGGTGTTTTCTGACAGGACAGTTCGGAAGGTAGCTTCTAAAGCAGGGCTTGTGGATTCCATTCTTGGCGATATTCGAATGGAAAAGAGTGTCGAATTGTGCTACACGTTGCTGCGAAAGTAAATTCGTCTCACGGGAGCACATtccgcagaagaaagcgatGGATGCAAAGGTGGAAAGAACGCCTCTCGGACAAGTGATCAGACGGTTCAGGTGTGGAGACTGTGAATGCTCTTTCCTTCGGAGCCTGAAACTGCCGAGAGGTTTTACTCTCAGAGTGGCTGCCAGAAGGTCAAGAGTAAAAACTCGAAACACTAGTGTTCTGTGTTCTCTCTTGCGTCTGGTATTACACTCTCCAGTCGTCCGCTTTCGTGGCAGGGAGGTATGAGTCGGCGAGCGTGAATACTACGATTCAGAGAGCGTGCGGCGGGGAGAATGCAAAAACTGGACGACGAGGAACACCGAAGAAGAATGGCAAACGCGAGTCAAGGAACATGGTTGCGGCGAGAGTCctcgagagaggcggcagaggcagGCGGACACTCttgagaaaacagagagttCGGTGAAGTGACCCCGCTGGCTTTTTGCCAGCTTCTTGTCATCCTTCCCGTTCACGTTTCGTAAAACCCACCCCTCCGTCTAAAGTCTGAGCGAATTCTTCTTCAGTCGGGTGGGGGGCGGGTGCTTCTGCGTTCTTTGTGGTGTGGATGTAGAGGGAAAATGACAAAGGTTTGCCTGAGAACGACATTTTCGTCTCCGCACCAACATCCCGAGGTGGGGGCGATCCGGGGGTGAGCCTGAATCGAGACCCTTCTCAAAAATGGCTCGTTATGTCAGAGCTGAAATCTCTTGCTTTCCTCTATTATTGCTCCTCAAACGACCTTTTACAGGTCGGTGACAGGCAGACTTTGCTGTTGTGTTGCACGGAAGACccaaaaaaaaagaggacagGCTATTGCTCGCGCCAACGACACTGCGCCCGAAAGAACACCAAGTTGAAAACAACTCTTTCCtgacgcagaagagggagggCGTTGCTGAAGCCGAAGAAGTGATTGCGCTCGAAGAGCCCTGTGGTCTGGCGGATGTGTCTCCCTTCGGCGTTTGTTGTAGAAGCGAGGGGTGTCGAAGGTCGGCATTGCCGGGTTCGAAGCGACTGAAATTCGCGAAGCCAGAGGTGGGCTGgcaagggagacagagggcgaaATGGCATAAATGATGGGGCGTGTGGGGACGTGTGTCTTGCACGGTGAGAAACGCTTTTGTTTGCGGGGAAAGACGTCGTTTGAACGTtcgtcccctctcttctgtggcCCTTCGACTTGAAACTGTCGAGCCCAAAAGCTCGACCACTGATTCCTCTTCAACTTTTCaatctctcctttctcgcctcaCTGCAGCCTCGCCGAAACTGCCAAAGTGAATAAACAGACGAATGTAAAAACGCAAATGTGTCGACGTGCCTAGGAGCGACTGCTTCACCGATTGTTTGCTCCGCAGCAAAAATGCGTTTGAAAAATGTACTCCAAACCACTATGTTCGAATACAGGCTCTTCTCCTCATTCAGGTTTGTGGTTTGTTGTAGTCTTGGGTACTTGCAGGGCGATCTTGCTTATGCATGTACTTGGATGTAACGAAGTGCCGAGACGCCGTGCATGGAGATGGCCGCGAGCAACACTCTCGGGTGTCACGACAGCCCTTTCGACACAGCAAAAGCGGGAGAAACCAAACGCAGGTTGACACTTGTTTCCGTAGGACGTACGTGCAGTACTATTAGTTACACTCTAGCCAAGGACTGCATCCAGCAGAGGAGTTTCaccgggtgtacatacagccaCATTCCCGCATAACAAACGTTCTGGTCCCCGGCTGCTAGATGTTTTTCTGACAGTTGCATTCTCTTGGATGTAGAGCTTTTCAGATCGCCTCAAAATTCGCTTTGAGTCTGAATCTTCACTCTGTTGAAGCCGAGCTCGAGACTGTGACTGCATTCATGTTTGACTTGCAGTTTCGAAAACTAGAGCTTTGTAGCAAAAAACAACACCGGAAGGGAATGAAAATCCCAGCGCCTGCAGACTGCGAACTCCGCGGGCTGCCGCCCAAACTGCTGGCACCGAAACTGTGGTGGTGTCCGTCGCACATCCTTGAAAAGAGATCAGAGGTCGTTGAAGACTTTCGAACGAAACTACATTGACAAAACATTCGAAAGAACGAAGCAAGCTGCATTGTTGACAAGAAAAAAGTGGGGTGAGCACTCGCTTTGGATTTGCTAAAACCGCGTAGGCCCTAAGAACGGTCTGTTGGAAAAGAAGCTGTCCTCCCTGTAAAAACCAAACAGGCTCAAATCACTCTCCCCCACgattctttcctctttcccttcACCACGTTCGCAGGCGTCTCCACAACTTCACCCTTAGTCCCTGACAGGATCTTTGTTCTTGCCGCTTCCACTCCTTCTTGCTCAGAGTCGCTGAAATGTTTTTCGCTCCTGTTCTACCCCCGAATCACAGAGAATCTCTCTTCCCACCTCTATCCGctggtttttcttttcaccCGCAttgctgtgtctcctgtgCCGGCGAAGTCTCCTTTCAATGCGTTCGCTTTGTTCGAGGACTTCTCGATTCAGATCTGCGAAAAGTTCCTTCGCAGCTTCCgcatctttttcttgtcgccAACACTCCAAACAGTCCAGCACAGCTGCGATCGCAATTCGGACTTCTTCAGCATCCGCGGGCGTCACGCTCGAGTTCAGAAACGTCTCCCGTGCTTTCCTCGACTCCGCGGTTTCTAGGCAGCTCTCCTTCCGGTCCCCGCCGAGTGTCTCCAAATTCTCTGGCATCCCCCCCCGGGAAGCGCCCAACCTAGCGGCCGCAGGCTCTTCGGATTTTCCCCGCAAACGCGCCGGCGGCGCCGCAGCGCATGCCCATGCCAGCAGCTCAGCGACGTCTCCAGGAGATGTGAGCGCCTCTGGACGAACAAGCTCTCCGTTGTTTGTCTTATggcgaaacgcagagacgtgGGTAACCACAACGGCTGTCAGCGAGAGAGTATTAGAGTCCGAGGCATCGAATGAGAAACGGCAAAAAGAAGTTTGGGGGCCTTCCTGGGAGCTCTTGGCTGCGACGTCTTCCGACTCGGGTTGACACGAAGCCTCCCCTGTCACGACGTGACTCTGGCGCTTCGAGAGTCGTCTCGAgacgtctcctccttcgctcctGTCGAGATGCCCTTGGAGATGGGCAGATGGCCTCTCGCGAGGATTCAAAGAGGGAAGCGAAGTCCCCCGCAAAGCCAGTCCTTGGCTCGCAGACCGCCCGTCCGCGCCGCAGGTCTTGTCGCTGCTACGCGAGAAACCTTGCGCGAGCTGGTTCACGCGGGCCGACAAAGAAGGCTCGTCCGCGAACTCTGCGCAGAGGTCTTCCTTCATCAACGGAAGACTCCGATCCGAGAAAACGTTCCCCAAAACCGTGCCACGAGCAGCCCGGAGATGAGGCGGCCGTCCGTACACTGCACGTTGTTTTTCACATGCGAGAGGCACTCGGGACGCGAAGCCCCCGTCCGGAGCGGGATGTGCGTACGCCGGAAGCTTCTGCGGTTCTCTCACCTCCTGCTGCACCGTGCTGAAGTGCAAAGTGGCGCAAACTCCAGAAGAGGCCAGAGTTCCCGTTATGCAAAAGTACTGGGGAAGGCTTCGCGTGAGCCAAGCGGTTTCGCCCCGCTTCCTCGGGGGACTGGAGGAGCTGCCTGCCAAAGTCAAAGGGTCCTTTGCCTCGCTTCTCACTGGAGAAGATCCAAGAGCGCGCCAATTCCAGCCCCCGAACCAGCTCGGGCACTCGAGTGGATTTCCAGCTTCCTCGCCATCCCCAACCTCAAAGGAACTTGCAGGAGAACCGAAAATCGAAGTCATTTCTCCAGCGGAGTCTCCCCAAGTGAGCGAGTTGACGCCCGACAGCCGCGCGAAGACCCGCGAGGCGGCGGACAGCAACGCGGACGAGAACCCCGGATTGAGGACCTTCTTCGTCAGCGAGAAGACTCCGACAGCCGGAATTTGCCAGCGTTCGAGCTCGACTTCCACGCAAGCGCCAAATGCCCctgctgcctttcttctctctctttccacgtcccctctgttctccacggccgccctcgccctctcaccttgcagctctctctctgaaccTTCTACCTTCCCCAGCGAAACGTTTTCCATCGGGCAATCTGCCTCTGCGAGCGCCTCAAACAAAAGCTGCAGAGCCTCTT
Proteins encoded in this window:
- a CDS encoding hypothetical protein (encoded by transcript TGME49_249880), with translation MASGSQWNRPGCPFVPEPIFLNKWEQRLCAEQPPAAPFLPASTGGANFPVSNCRSGHALESVPASRRMAAVYAHPDHPMWGTQRGDSGLQNVEQFPTALAPEAGGADGTPALAETATHAYARYQEEPLAGRFSCQKAREVGVETSQGQDIDMFPPHERAECFPPRPSYCQHEACAGCPERCRRSVSHVHEEMVGASVPLAQKENAPWGMGLLSTEPLSFDSVSAPSIVPLQQETGGRKESRVPGRSSRGSTPPPSNIPPGLARAPSFSVPPFRESPPTLSSTARASVSASTDFPTPSTPRQVDRDPRLATPFPENPVPIRGRLYSRSCETSEADSFRPSKSPRCSSGRVSVRLPSPGTVDWVSSSHVTSHLSKQSSEASERVTTPRRAGMSNDSHEARLLTARPSSFTGGAPAVASSNPRGSRAPDASAASSSFLRTRSSLCGRGPREGFTALSAALSVFPFLLPTAAVLPLDPVGRKLERTRSRESTEHMGSPSAVSSQNFAGIPLRRGGASCAALDVFTPGSRQSVSTPPSSPPCEMDSASHADSRGLTERRKSILQDQQVQETLLALLVAATPAAEEADLRRLQRNSLELDLLLPGVSVTDAGLVGGSSLGSGAAGDSQRDLHGRSAAWSESNRRRVSSGRLCSCLSPLVSSLHTQALCDLYEEEAFFLPEQDILEVKFNWWQMLKREFRLQMHWEMQQEFQSPCRRELPRPRRQERLLSRWSYCVSSVSARHVPVARRLLQEGPRTLLADTTGDSTDHTGLQSTDSRHPASSSGGRDGLGAIDVGALLSGEPARGEKEEEVMDCSEGGEGRRALSRSLRQHVWTWMWECAANLGFCVSTRFLGLQLLDAYLAHEQSPVDPENETQVSLVAVASLLVAAGLRGHWKDLEKDAYLAGIVRGLDFPYSLDDVIQTQHDILQLLPAGLMLSKTVVDYFRLFLAHLRDLFNVVQHLDALPECPVLETGEGSGASSLRQSSRDTLGLASRSDTGSAYIRVSAGSGGELQCEERRFPDDLQQPSRVPSPFLFEQSGQDGVKSSTSGRLLRSSSCRSRWEGGSGVCAAELSRDTAASAGACRDRGASFQQEEFFLGVSESDEARGGSGDFVSLFGFWKSTGLLACLEALILRSCSALAGSVGPSLLVPPSRLVAALLLRLMEPYSTVRMAEGHEKHNSLLTDKSEQEPVLGHPGIVSWSRFICSFVFRLHYDADMVFWKAVLAPLVDGVLHMEDNHCFLALWKAGTELWAQLISQSCRLWEADQNSQSSASLPLSSSTPFPPEKKLSSDKLPSEVVLPSERVPLVMASRVSSGSVSFSHRRSRSIGDSEVSREPRASASRTQGPRKPEAERSASAETPASWRRTGSPPRGSDRSTESRNFIFAETGGPFPGEAPPMVDRRASLPGRCPAGSDRRQRAEAETGGRPPGTPGRLGSCVSTSQRCLTPPRDGGLQPSVQIAASSVQDFQTWRETGELAFEETMQWEAEEDGRFPPQRVARKTLPFLR